The Fimbriimonas ginsengisoli Gsoil 348 genome window below encodes:
- a CDS encoding DUF58 domain-containing protein: MRNVAGYALTISAGFMALVAIMLDSPALFYMSTALIATILACRLQAWLAVKGLRFERGAPESVRVGDLVTVDITVWSDRRIRRPLVTVVDNLPNNMPVADRTISLPIAPAFDLPIETQYQFRPLKRGRYRWTGLLVEGTDALGLATRIKEYGTTPAEMTVLPRPFPVSIDIPTAAGWGISEAESGQTRGAGLEPRGVREYASGDSLRHVHWRSTAKTGQLLVKEFEAGTHASAAFLFQLTKGSDIGGPVHSTLEAMCGHVVFLAEMFLRQGAHVEFPLLETGRSFASHGERSNEIYELLAGLEADQTTAVSDGVAAAAADLPPGSILFVLLSVRDPRLPAMITHVAGRGLAVVPLLYDPRRLVAAGRFESAAMPEYVQALRSAGTHPILMPTEAPNDADR, from the coding sequence ATGAGAAACGTAGCCGGCTACGCGCTCACGATTTCGGCGGGGTTCATGGCCCTGGTGGCGATCATGCTCGATTCGCCCGCGCTCTTTTATATGAGCACGGCGCTGATCGCTACCATCCTCGCCTGTCGGCTTCAGGCGTGGCTCGCCGTGAAAGGGCTGCGATTCGAGCGCGGCGCGCCGGAGAGCGTTCGGGTCGGCGATCTCGTCACTGTCGACATCACGGTGTGGAGCGACCGTCGGATTCGCCGGCCGTTGGTAACGGTCGTCGACAACCTTCCCAACAACATGCCGGTCGCCGACCGCACCATCTCGCTGCCGATCGCTCCCGCCTTCGATCTCCCGATCGAGACGCAGTACCAGTTCCGCCCTTTGAAACGAGGGCGCTACCGTTGGACCGGCCTATTGGTGGAAGGGACCGACGCCCTTGGCCTCGCTACCCGAATCAAGGAATACGGAACGACGCCGGCGGAGATGACGGTGCTCCCCCGCCCGTTCCCGGTCTCCATCGACATTCCTACCGCCGCGGGTTGGGGGATCAGCGAAGCCGAGAGCGGGCAAACCCGGGGCGCCGGTTTGGAGCCGCGCGGCGTTCGTGAGTATGCGAGCGGCGACTCGCTACGGCACGTCCATTGGCGCTCGACGGCGAAGACCGGCCAACTCCTGGTGAAGGAGTTCGAGGCCGGCACCCATGCTTCGGCCGCGTTTCTCTTCCAGCTCACGAAAGGCTCCGATATCGGAGGCCCGGTGCACAGCACCCTGGAGGCGATGTGCGGGCACGTCGTGTTCCTCGCCGAGATGTTCCTCCGGCAAGGTGCTCACGTTGAATTTCCCCTCTTGGAGACCGGACGATCTTTTGCCTCGCACGGAGAGCGCTCGAACGAGATCTACGAGCTCCTTGCCGGCTTGGAGGCCGACCAGACGACCGCCGTATCCGACGGCGTCGCTGCCGCCGCGGCGGACTTGCCTCCCGGAAGCATTCTGTTCGTGCTCTTATCGGTAAGGGACCCGCGGCTTCCGGCCATGATCACGCATGTGGCAGGCCGCGGACTCGCGGTAGTTCCGCTTCTCTACGATCCTCGACGCCTGGTGGCCGCCGGACGATTCGAGTCCGCGGCGATGCCGGAGTATGTGCAAGCGCTCCGATCCGCCGGCACCCACCCGATTCTTATGCCAACGGAGGCCCCGAATGACGCGGACCGGTGA
- a CDS encoding DUF4129 domain-containing transglutaminase family protein, with product MTLGSCLAGYSGGMSAGLPTVGIFVAVGIIIGAVVSYAVRVSLIRSPVIKLDGWLYTCCVLSAFAFGNRLQGLMPEGGFPIDVAAAGWLSWMLILGSFFTWQDTTLLFQAIPSIAMFGLAGVYDTFRGVTFAFFGFLLCLATLFARAHRRSMLRQAADSGYFTRGLAPGTPTPSVETTPGLALKMEQGPWRWIAGPGWALASAFAVVLISLLGAPVIKESMKASGLSGFVKVQVPRSLQQKAIPPAAASAMTENPGGSVSIAQGQNNLTSDPIFEAKMDTNRYLRMATYDLYLLHRWDNNFHATQFEKTDDVNAESLGQMRVNVKPIDFEIRLRRPVLKSVPVPGFVMGWKGAPPVMDGPDGRSVITGMPENQTFKGRSQVIDDSARPPTEAVHDLPHVFQQTIAGSEGLSERTKELVRQVTAGAKNDYERAEAIRRAVADRIVYNIDADAVPSDKDPVDYVLFEKNEGYCDVYATCMTMLARAAGIPARYVIGYLPEAANVDAAGNYVVLDSDLHAWSELFFKDYGWVIFDATDGARAVPGHERGKANKAPPLLERAWVRAALDITMAVLALGGLALILRSMGMRQRSRTPRKDLEREYVHFTRLLERTGRTRREMSRTPDEFLALVRPRLGTAADAAAEINRRFVRLMFSPVGATEEDVVRMRADLRNLGQMLRNVPPPPKERTRRP from the coding sequence ATGACGCTGGGCAGTTGCCTCGCCGGCTACTCCGGCGGCATGTCGGCCGGCCTTCCGACCGTCGGCATTTTTGTCGCGGTGGGAATCATCATCGGCGCGGTCGTGAGCTACGCCGTTCGCGTTTCACTCATCCGCAGCCCGGTCATCAAGCTTGACGGCTGGCTCTACACCTGCTGCGTCCTCAGCGCCTTCGCCTTCGGGAATCGGCTCCAGGGGCTTATGCCGGAAGGGGGCTTTCCGATCGACGTCGCCGCGGCGGGCTGGCTCTCCTGGATGCTGATCCTCGGCTCTTTCTTCACCTGGCAAGACACGACGCTCCTGTTCCAGGCGATTCCGTCGATCGCGATGTTCGGGCTTGCCGGCGTTTACGACACGTTCCGCGGCGTCACGTTCGCCTTCTTCGGATTTCTTCTCTGCCTCGCGACTCTCTTCGCCCGCGCCCACCGGCGCTCGATGCTTCGTCAGGCCGCCGACTCGGGTTACTTTACGCGCGGTTTGGCCCCCGGCACCCCCACCCCGTCGGTGGAAACCACACCCGGCCTGGCGTTAAAAATGGAACAAGGCCCTTGGCGCTGGATCGCCGGACCGGGCTGGGCGCTGGCGAGTGCGTTTGCGGTGGTCTTGATCAGTCTCCTGGGCGCTCCCGTCATCAAGGAGTCGATGAAGGCGTCGGGACTTTCCGGCTTCGTGAAGGTGCAAGTGCCCCGAAGTCTTCAGCAGAAGGCGATTCCCCCTGCCGCCGCCAGCGCGATGACCGAGAACCCTGGCGGCAGCGTGAGCATCGCTCAGGGGCAAAACAACCTGACCAGCGATCCGATTTTCGAAGCCAAGATGGACACGAATCGCTACCTACGGATGGCGACGTACGACCTCTATCTATTGCATCGATGGGACAATAACTTCCACGCCACCCAGTTCGAGAAGACCGACGACGTCAACGCGGAATCGCTGGGGCAAATGAGGGTCAACGTAAAGCCGATCGATTTCGAGATTCGCCTGCGACGGCCCGTCCTAAAGTCGGTTCCGGTGCCGGGATTTGTCATGGGATGGAAAGGGGCGCCCCCCGTCATGGATGGTCCGGATGGAAGATCGGTCATCACCGGAATGCCGGAAAACCAAACGTTTAAGGGTCGGTCGCAGGTTATCGACGATTCCGCCAGGCCTCCGACGGAAGCGGTGCACGACCTTCCCCACGTTTTCCAACAAACCATTGCGGGCTCCGAGGGACTCAGCGAGCGAACCAAGGAGCTTGTCCGCCAGGTTACGGCGGGCGCCAAGAACGACTACGAACGGGCCGAGGCGATCCGAAGAGCCGTCGCGGACCGGATCGTTTACAACATCGACGCCGATGCGGTGCCGAGCGATAAAGACCCGGTGGACTACGTTCTCTTCGAAAAGAACGAAGGGTACTGCGACGTATACGCGACCTGCATGACGATGCTGGCGCGAGCCGCCGGGATCCCTGCTCGATACGTGATCGGCTACCTTCCGGAAGCCGCCAACGTGGACGCGGCCGGCAACTATGTCGTGCTCGATTCCGACCTCCACGCCTGGTCGGAGTTGTTCTTCAAGGACTATGGCTGGGTCATTTTCGATGCGACCGACGGAGCCCGGGCCGTTCCCGGACATGAGAGAGGAAAGGCAAACAAGGCTCCTCCGTTACTAGAAAGGGCTTGGGTCCGGGCGGCGCTCGATATCACGATGGCGGTGCTTGCGCTGGGGGGCTTAGCCCTGATTCTACGTTCCATGGGGATGCGGCAACGATCCCGAACTCCTCGAAAGGATCTGGAACGGGAGTACGTCCACTTCACCCGTTTATTGGAGCGGACCGGAAGGACGCGAAGGGAGATGAGCCGGACGCCGGACGAGTTCTTGGCGCTCGTTCGCCCGCGCCTCGGTACGGCGGCCGATGCCGCGGCGGAAATCAATCGGCGGTTCGTACGGTTGATGTTTTCGCCCGTGGGCGCGACCGAGGAAGACGTCGTGCGGATGCGAGCAGATCTGCGAAACTTAGGACAGATGCTTCGTAACGTTCCCCCTCCCCCGAAGGAGCGCACCCGTCGTCCATGA
- the holA gene encoding DNA polymerase III subunit delta encodes MSTYEKALRSRVILVAGDEDVLRREALTGLLGEAAVLPDDFDLETFAGDASNPGDWAASAGTSPFLADRRTVVVRHLLRCDVDRLKGTDLSKLPPSSLLILVADDEGGSDDRIQKAKTQRKAWEKVVNAAGGSIVACDANPKTVRDNVKKRATSLGKLMSDKAIDTLVEMTGGSLSRALDEMEKIVLFTTGQEQIRESDVRSVVVPSRDWNVFKMVDAILAGDVAEALRQLRTLVGSATKAEDAAFSRILPTVNRSLRLLWQGRLCIDAGCSPSNAPETVRAMFPDRPNLSAEQPYRQGLVMTTARRITLARLERCFAILADTDARLKGALDGFSGIETLERMVLEMAEATAPRRAA; translated from the coding sequence ATGAGCACCTATGAAAAAGCGCTCCGCTCCCGTGTGATCCTCGTTGCCGGAGATGAGGATGTGTTGCGCCGGGAGGCGCTCACCGGCCTGCTGGGCGAAGCCGCAGTCCTGCCAGACGATTTCGATCTGGAAACGTTCGCCGGGGACGCCTCGAATCCGGGTGACTGGGCCGCTTCGGCCGGCACCTCCCCATTTCTCGCCGATCGCCGGACCGTCGTGGTTCGACACCTCCTCCGTTGCGACGTGGACCGGCTCAAGGGTACCGATTTATCTAAGCTTCCCCCATCAAGCCTACTCATTCTTGTTGCAGACGACGAAGGTGGCTCGGACGACCGCATTCAAAAAGCCAAAACCCAACGCAAAGCATGGGAGAAAGTCGTCAATGCCGCGGGAGGTTCGATCGTCGCTTGTGACGCAAACCCCAAAACCGTTCGAGATAACGTCAAGAAGCGGGCCACATCTTTAGGCAAATTGATGAGCGACAAGGCGATCGACACGCTCGTCGAAATGACCGGCGGCAGCCTCAGCCGGGCGCTGGACGAAATGGAGAAGATCGTCCTCTTCACCACGGGGCAGGAGCAGATCCGGGAGTCGGACGTTAGGAGCGTCGTCGTTCCGTCCCGCGACTGGAACGTTTTTAAGATGGTCGATGCGATCCTTGCCGGAGATGTGGCGGAGGCGCTCCGGCAGCTCCGAACTCTGGTCGGATCGGCGACGAAGGCGGAGGACGCCGCTTTCTCCAGGATTTTGCCGACCGTCAACCGCTCGCTTCGGCTGCTTTGGCAGGGACGGCTCTGCATCGACGCCGGCTGTTCACCAAGCAATGCCCCCGAAACCGTCCGAGCGATGTTCCCCGACCGCCCAAATCTAAGTGCCGAACAGCCTTATCGGCAGGGGCTCGTAATGACCACCGCCCGACGAATCACATTGGCCCGCCTGGAAAGATGCTTCGCCATCCTCGCCGACACCGATGCCCGCCTCAAAGGGGCTTTGGATGGGTTCAGTGGCATCGAAACCCTGGAGCGGATGGTGCTCGAAATGGCCGAGGCGACGGCCCCCCGCCGCGCCGCCTAG
- the bla gene encoding class A beta-lactamase, whose translation MSIVPLFFGLLLKSQALDVQLIRGRVQALEAGLRHGSIGVAVTDLRTGESWAYHGDSRFPMQSVFKLPLGIAVLDAVDRREHSLDTRIMVGWQHLSVPMSVINDRFSGHARPYSVAELLELAVGVSDNTAADLLLSMMGGPQKVTARLKRMGINGIRVDRFERQLQVENVGLPGFNPELTSEGGFLKALSRVPGDRAEAAMKKYLADPRDTATPNGMVDLLAGLQRGRFLSPASRERLLRIMTASTTGPNRLKAGLPKGSTLAHKTGTGREILGICGAINDVGIATLPGGRKLAIAVFLSGTSGTKTTRERIIANVARAVTDSTGRI comes from the coding sequence ATGTCTATCGTTCCCCTCTTTTTCGGCTTGCTCCTGAAGAGCCAAGCGCTCGACGTTCAGTTGATTCGCGGGCGCGTCCAAGCCCTCGAAGCCGGTTTACGACACGGCAGCATCGGCGTTGCGGTAACCGACTTGCGGACGGGAGAGTCGTGGGCGTATCACGGTGACTCGCGGTTTCCGATGCAATCGGTATTTAAGCTCCCCCTCGGAATTGCGGTCTTGGATGCGGTGGATCGCCGTGAGCATTCGCTAGATACACGTATCATGGTGGGCTGGCAGCATCTCAGTGTGCCGATGAGCGTTATCAACGATCGCTTTAGCGGCCACGCTCGGCCTTATTCGGTGGCGGAACTGCTAGAGCTTGCCGTGGGGGTTAGCGACAATACCGCTGCCGACCTCCTTCTTAGTATGATGGGCGGTCCGCAAAAGGTGACGGCGAGGCTGAAGAGAATGGGAATCAATGGCATCCGCGTCGACCGATTCGAGCGTCAACTTCAAGTTGAGAACGTCGGCCTCCCCGGCTTCAACCCAGAGTTGACTTCCGAGGGCGGTTTTCTAAAGGCGCTAAGTCGGGTGCCGGGTGATCGGGCCGAGGCGGCGATGAAGAAATACTTGGCCGACCCTCGAGACACCGCGACCCCGAACGGGATGGTGGATCTGCTGGCCGGATTGCAACGCGGCCGGTTTTTGTCGCCCGCATCCCGAGAGCGGCTGTTGAGGATCATGACCGCCTCGACGACCGGCCCTAACCGGCTGAAGGCAGGCTTACCGAAAGGTTCGACGCTCGCTCACAAAACCGGAACCGGGCGCGAGATCCTCGGCATCTGCGGGGCGATTAACGATGTCGGAATCGCGACGCTACCCGGAGGGCGAAAGCTCGCCATCGCCGTCTTCCTCTCGGGTACCTCGGGGACGAAGACAACCCGTGAGAGGATCATCGCCAACGTCGCCCGGGCCGTTACCGACTCCACCGGACGCATCTAG